A window of the Macaca nemestrina isolate mMacNem1 chromosome X, mMacNem.hap1, whole genome shotgun sequence genome harbors these coding sequences:
- the LOC105493768 gene encoding melanoma-associated antigen H1 has protein sequence MPRGRKSRRRRNARAAEENRNNRKIQASEASETPMAASVVASTPEDDLSGPEEDPSTPEEASTTPEEASSTAQAQKPSVPRSNFQGTKKSLLMSILALIFIMGNSAKEALVWKVLGKLGMQPGRQHSIFGDPKKIVTEEFVRRGYLIYKPVPRSSPVEYEFFWGPRAHVESSKLKVMHFVARVRNRCSKDWPCNYDWDSDDDAEVEAILNSGARGYSAP, from the coding sequence ATGCCTCGCGGACGAAAGAGTCGGCGCCGCCGTAATGCGAGAGCCGCAGAAGAGAACCGCAACAATCGCAAAATCCAGGCCTCGGAGGCCTCCGAGACCCCCATGGCCGCCTCCGTGGTAGCGAGCACACCCGAAGACGACCTGAGCGGCCCCGAGGAAGACCCGAGCACTCCAGAGGAGGCCTCTACCACCCCTGAAGAAGCCTCGAGCACTGCCCAAGCACAAAAGCCTTCGGTGCCCCGGAGCAATTTTCAGGGCACCAAGAAAAGTCTCCTGATGTCCATATTAGCGCTCATCTTCATCATGGGCAACAGCGCCAAGGAAGCTCTGGTCTGGAAAGTGCTGGGGAAGTTAGGAATGCAGCCTGGACGCCAGCACAGCATCTTTGGAGATCCGAAGAAGATCGTCACAGAAGAGTTTGTGCGCAGAGGTTACCTGATTTATAAGCCGGTGCCCCGTAGCAGTCCGGTGGAGTACGAGTTCTTCTGGGGTCCCCGAGCACACGTGGAATCGAGCAAACTGAAAGTCATGCATTTTGTGGCAAGGGTTCGTAACCGATGCTCTAAAGACTGGCCTTGTAATTATGACTGGGATTCAGACGATGATGCAGAGGTTGAGGCTATCCTCAATTCAGGTGCTAGGGGTTATTCCGCCCCCTAA